cggacATGAGGACCGAGATCTCCACGGCGGCCGCGTTCGTGACCCGCCTCCTGCGGGCCGCCGGCGGGGTCGGCGAGGAGCAGCTGCGGTGCTTCCGCGAGTGCCTGCAGGAGGCGATGCGCGGTGAGTGCCGGGGGGGCATCCCCTCCTTCCATCCCCTCCGTCCCTCCCGCATCCCGCGGGGTCCGCCGGAGCGCAGCCCCGCGCAGAAGCTCCTCTTTGTTCCCTCCCGCAGAACACTACAAGCACCACTGGTTCCCCCTGGTGCCCTCCAAGGGCTCCGGCTACCGCTGCATCAGGATCAACCATAAGATGGACCCCTTGATAGGAAAGGCGGCGGGGATGATCGGACTGAACCACGAGAGGCTCTTCCAGCTCTTACCCAGCGAGTTAACGCTGTGGGTCGACCCCTTCGAAGTGTCCTATCGCATAGGTGAGGATGGGTCTATCTGTGTGCTGTACGAAGGCCCCCAGCCTGGAGGGAAGGCGGCCAaacagctggagagcaggacCAGCTGCAAGGAGGAGTGGAGAATTGGCAGATCCAGCCCTTCCAAGAGTTACAACATGATGACGGTTTCCAGTTAAAAACAACTCTTCCCTGTACGATGTTGTATGTATCCCAACTTCGTGGTAAAGTTAGATGTAGCtgagctttttttgtttttaattacttttttttcacactATAGTCATTAAAGTTGTGGTAGTACTGCCAAGTTCTTTGTGGCCAAGGGCTAAATGTATAAAGCAGTTCTTTACACTGCATGTTCCTTTCTGGGTTGTGTCCTGTAAATGCACTGTACAGTTGGTGGATTGTTTTACACATTTATAGTTTCGAAAAAGTTTTGCGCATTTGTAATAAAAAGCAATATTGTAGCACTCTTTATGATGGGTTGTAGTCAAAATTAGTActtgctaaaaaaataaatctgcaatTTGCAGAGCAATAACACAAAGAGGGGTGGGAAACAGATCTAACATAAATCCAGTGATTTGTCTGCACAGACTTCTCTCAGGGTCATTCTAGTTTGACTGTGAGGcacaaatcacagaaataactctttatttttcctttttcaaagcaTGCATTTATTTGAGGGCTGGGTTCCATCACACccaaatattttagcaaaaagaaatggagaattCATTGTCTTGTTATTGCTAGTTATGGgagtagaaaaataaagacttgCTTAAAATGCTTCTGACTTGTTTTGGTGGtgtgctgctctttttttttgtttgtttgttagggtttttagtttgtttttgttttttttcccaggcttttAACATTGCTCTTAAAGCTTATTCTATCTATTTCTAATAATTGCAGAAAGCTTTGTAATTAAAGAGGTGTAGCAGTAAACATCCATCTTTATTTCAGATCACAGCAAAACACTCAGTTTTGGGAAAGCTTGCTGGCTGCCTGTCTTCAGCTGAATAATCTGTGGAGagctgggtgggttttttggtacTGAATGGAAGCAAAAGTTCTCTTCTAATATTTGATctattgcagaaaaaaaagcttgagTTTATAAGGAAACGGAGTTTGGGTTTAACACTGCAACTTGCACCATGTAGGAAGCTCGAGTGAAAATTATTGTCAATGCTGTAAGTGCCTTGGCTTTTCTGGAAGGTAAATCCTGCTGTTTCTGGCTTTGAGTTCCTTATTTTTGTCAGGCTCTCTAATATCAGTTGGGTACAAGTTTTAGTGAAGATATCAAATACAGTAGATTTGATGTAATAATAAAACTTTGTGCTGCTGGTTTATGTGGATACTCTTAGTGTTGATATCCCAGTAAAGGATTTCATTTACAGG
This region of Vidua chalybeata isolate OUT-0048 chromosome 12, bVidCha1 merged haplotype, whole genome shotgun sequence genomic DNA includes:
- the LOC128794330 gene encoding protein BTG1-like, whose product is MSGGAGSGRCPERCPAGRAVRASGCPCVGLSVHPRRSRPTASTTNPPRPARAVRLLRGAAPGRGGRAGPGGAGSGAGADMRTEISTAAAFVTRLLRAAGGVGEEQLRCFRECLQEAMREHYKHHWFPLVPSKGSGYRCIRINHKMDPLIGKAAGMIGLNHERLFQLLPSELTLWVDPFEVSYRIGEDGSICVLYEGPQPGGKAAKQLESRTSCKEEWRIGRSSPSKSYNMMTVSS